The window CGTATCTGGAAAAGTTGGAAATCGGATTGAGCTCATTCTCCTACGAAGAGTTGGGCGTGGTAGAGGCTGGAAAGCTTAAAAAATCCTTTGAGGTATTTAAAATGGGGCTGGAAAACAAAGTTTTTGGGGCCTCAGAAATGAAACAGCTCGAAAACATCTACGAAAAAGTGGGTATCCAAAGCTTGGACAAAAGGGAATTTAACGAGGTGAATCCGGACAAATTGATTTCCCTTGTTGGCGCACTTGAAGCCACAATACTGTCCCAAGAGCAAAAGGAACTTGTGAATGAACTTAAAAAACTGGTCCAACATCCGAAGAAAAGCACACAAAATCAACATAAAAATGTAGACGGTATGTCCACCGATTTTGAATTTATAGAAAAGAGCTTGCAAGCTGGTTTCTCTTCCCAAAAAATTGACCTTCAGCCTGTTTTGGAAGACTGCATGGGCCAAATGGAGCTTTTGGAAGAATTGGTTCGCATGTTCCAACAGCATGTTTTTGAGTTTATCGGAAGTGCCAAGGTCAATCTAATCAACAAAAACTTTGTGGAACTGGAGCTTTCCTGTCAAAAAATAATGCCATCCCTGCGCATGATGAAAACTTTTGGGCTGCTGGAAGTTGCCCAACAGATTTCAAAGCTTTGCAAAACGGATAGGGATGAAAGACATTTGAATTTTTTATACGACCAATTTCTGCAGGAATATCCCAAGATTCAAGAGCAGATAGATTTTGAAATGGAGATATTCAGAACCTTGTGAAAAAGTGAAGATGGCGACCCATGAGCTTCCCAAATACTTGCAAAGTGTTTTTTACCCTTTGTTTCAGCATACTACGGACCTTGAGTGCCAATTATTGCTGTTGGATGAAATGTTGGAAGTAGGGGACCATAAGGAAATACCCTTTTTGAAGGAACTGGAGTCGCATGACAATCCCAAAATTAGCAGCAAGGCCTTTCAAATTAAGAATGAACTGCAGGAAAAATTGGGATTGATGACAGAAACCGAACGAAGAAGATTGCCCATGAACCTTTGCTTTATTTACGACGAGTTCAACATTCGTCCCAGTAAAGTGGACAAGGAGTTGGATTTTGAGATAGCATTGGACATTTTGAATATGAGATAAAAAAGGATTTCACCACCCGAAGCAGGTGTTTCACCACAATTTGAGGAAAGCACATAATCTTTGAAATGAAATCACGTTATACAAAGACCCAAACTTAAATTGAGATTACGATGTTGTACGACACCTACGGTGAGGAATACTTGGCTTTTTTGCAAGAACTCAACGAAATTTTGACAGTAAACCAACTTGCTGAACTTGATTACCTATAGTTAACAAACAAACCCAAAATTTGTTGCCATGAACAACCAGAACAAAGAAAACACCGCCTACTTGAATTTTATTCAAGATTTGAAAGACTTGCTTACGGACTTTGATATCAGTCTGTTGAGCAGATCCTAATTATTTAAGTGATTATCATGGAAAAGGGGATGTTGATAAAATCAGCATCCCCTTTTCTATTACATATTTTTGAGGTAACCTATCCCAAATAAGATTTTAAGATCTTGCTTTTGGAGGTATGTCGCAATTTTCTAATGGCCTTTTCCCGTATTTGTCTTACGCGTTCGCGGGTCAAATCAAATGTACTGCCGATTTCTTCCAAAGTCATGGAGGGTTGGTCTCCAATACCGTAATACAGGCGAACCACATCGGCTTCCCGCGGGGAGAGCGTATCCAAGGCTCGGTTGATTTCCGTGTTCAGGGATTGGTGCATAAGGCCCTTATCTGGTTTTGGCGAATCCCCAGCGTTCAATACATCATATAAATTGGAGGTTTCCCCTTCTTTTAAAGGTGCATCCATAGATACGTGCCGCCCTGTGTTCTTGAGGGATTGCTTCACTTCGGAAACGGTCATGTCCAGCTCCTTGGCAATTTCTTCTGGCGATGGTGGGCGCTCATGTGCCTGTTCCAAATAGGAAAAGGTCTTTTTTATCTTGTTGATGGAACCAATTTTGTTCAATGGCAATCGTACCACACGTGACTGTTCTGCCAAGGCCTGCAGAATGGATTGTCGGATCCACCAAACCGCGTAGGAGATAAACTTAAACCCCCGGGTTTCATCAAAGCGTTTGGCGGCCTTTACCAGACCCACGTTTCCTTCATTGATCAAATCTGGGAGTTTAAGGCCCTGATTTTGGTATTGTTTTGCCACGGAGACCACAAACCTGAGGTTGGCATTGGTCAACTTTTCCAAAGCAGCTTGGTCTCCGGCCCTGATCTTCTGTGCTAGCTCAACTTCTTCCTGTGCGGTGATCAAATCGATTTTGCTGATGTCCTGCAAGTATTTGTCGAGAGATTTGGATTCGCGGTTCGTGACCTGTTTGATAATTTTAAGCTGCCTCATTCTTATATCTGGTTTACTAGTGTTACAAGCTATTATTATACATTATAATCTCCATTTTTCCAAGTCGAAATTGTTATTGTTATCAAAATGTTATGAGTAAATCATCGAAAAAGTTGAATTGTGGGCCAAATGGTAATTGTTGATACTATTTTGATAGAATTAACCTCTGGGATTGGTCACAAGTACAAAAAACCCCTAATTTTGTAGGGTTTTTTATTTAAGAATCCAAAATGCCATTTTCCCTTTGGAAGTAAACAACTCAATCAAAAAGAAAACGCTTTACGGCTATCAGGAGGAAGACCTGAACAAAATCTTCGAGCAACTGGACAAGCTTCCTGCGGGCAGTAATATCTTGTACCAATTGCCCACGGGAGGAGGAAAAACCGTTGTGTTTTCGGAGATTACACGAAGGTTTATCCAACAGACCGGAAAAAAGGTGATGGTACTTACCCACCGTATCGAGCTGAGCAAGCAAACCTCCAAAATGCTCAAAGGGTTTGGCGTGGCCAACAAAGTCATCAATAGTGAAGTGAAGGAACTCTACGACCAGGATGATTATATGTGCTTTGTGGCTATGGTGGAAACCTTGAACAACCGCCTTCAGGAAGAAAAAGTAAAAATCAATAATGTAGGCCTGGTAATCATTGATGAGGCCCACTACAACTCGTTCCGAAAGCTGTTCAAATATTTCGAGAAGTCCACCATCTTGGGTGTAACGGCCACTCCGTTGAGCTCCAACATCAAACTTCCCATGAAGGACAATTACAAGCACCTGATCATTGGGGAGTCGATAAAATCATTAATTGAAAAGAACTTTTTGGCCAGGGCCAACCTGTATAATTATGATGTTAGCCTACGCACCCTTAAATTGGGCATTAATGGTGACTATACCGTAAAATCCTCGGACGAGTTTTACAGTGCACACAGCATGCTCGGGAAATTGCTCTCTGCCTACGAGGAAATTGCCAAGGGGACCAAAACGCTGATCTTCAACAACGGAATCAATACATCGCTTTATGTATACGAGACGTTTAAAAAGGCTGGGTATAATGTTCGGCACCTCGACAACAAGAACACGGCCTCCGAACGCAAGGACATTCTGGATTGGTTTGCCAAAACACCCGATGCCATTCTCACCTCGGTGAGTATATTGACCACGGGTTTTGATGAACCTACGGTGGAAACCATTATTTTGAACAGGGCTACACGATCGCTCACGTTGTATTTCCAGATGATCGGAAGGGGATCTAGGGTGCTTCCTGACAAAGATGAGTTCAATGTAATCGATATGGGAAATAATATTGCCCGTTTCGGACCTTGGGATGCACCTGTGGACTGGCAAGAAATCTTTCATTTCCCTGATTTTTACCTAGAAAACATCAAAAATGATGAGGAAATCGAGCGGGATTTTGTCTATGAGATGCCCGAAGAACTTCGCGCCAAATTCAGCAAGTCGGAGAACATCACCTTTGATGTGAAGGAAGAGTACAAAAAGATATTTGCACAGGGGAAAAAATCAAAAATTGTACTGGAGAAGAGTATTGAACAGCACGCGAAAATCTGTGTGGAAAACAGTGAAGATGTTTTTGATGCCCGAATCTTGGCCAAGGAGCTCAAGGATGAGATTTCGTATCGTGTAAAGCAATATTCCTATTGCATCATGAACAATACCAAGAACTACAAGGAGTGGCTGGAGGAAGATTATGAGCGTAAACTCCGTTCCAGTATCTCCAAAATGTTTGCGGCCAGGATGTAGATCAAGTTGGCAGGAATGCTGGTAGCTCCGTTTTTTGGATTTGAGCTTCAACTTACACTTACCATTGCATTTGAGATTTGAGCTTGAACTTGATAGTTGAGTTTGAGTTTTAATCCCCAATAGTATACGGCCATCTTTGTATTTTTACCTCCATGTCCAAAAAACTACTTGTAATTGGTTATGTATGGCCAGAACCCTCAACAACTGCGGCCGGAAGTCGTATGCAACAATTGTTGGAGGCATTTTTGACATTTGGTTATCAGATCACATTTGCCAGCACGGCAAGTAAAACCGAGTACAGTCTGGATTTGGAAGCCATGGACATTGCAATGGTCCACATCCAACTCAACCATTCGAGTTTTGATGATTTTATACAGCAATTGAAGCCCAATGTGGTGATGTTCGACCGTTTTATGGTAGAGGAACAATTTGGGTGGCGCGTAGCGGAACACGCACCAAGTGCCTTGCGCATAATCAATACCGAAGATTTACATGCCCTGCGCAAGAGTAGGGAAGAGGCACTTAAAAAGAACCAAGTCTTTAAGATTGAAGATTGGAAAAACCATCCAACAACCTTACGGGAAATTGCGAGCATCTATCGCTGTGATCTTACGTTTATGATTTCCAGCTACGAAATGGAAATTTTACAGCATAAGTTGAAGGTCCCTACGGATTTGCTGCTGTGTATTCCGTTTATGGTAGATGTTGGAAGTATATCTGCTGCAAAAAACCCTCCATTCGATGCCAGAAATGGTTTCATCAGTATCGGAAATGGCAAACACGCACCCAATGTGGATGCACTAAAGGTCTTGAAAAATGAAATTTGGCCCCGAATTCGCCATCAACTGCCCAATGCTGAAATCCAAGTTTATGGCGCATATCTACCGCAACAGGTCAACGAAATGCACGATCCCATAACAGGTTTTTACGTTAAGGGATGGGCGGAAGATGCGTTCAGGGTGCTCCAAATTGCCAGGGTGTTGTTGGCTCCACTTCGATTTGGAGCAGGAATCAAAGGAAAGTTGTTGGATGCCATGCAAACCGGAACCCCAAGTGTAACCACCACCATAGGTGCCGAGGGCATGCATGCTGACTTGGCATGGAACGGATTTATTGCCGACGATTGGGAAGCATTTGCCCAAGCTGCCGTGAAATTGCATCAAGACCAAAAAAGTTGGGAAAGTGCCCAATACAACGGTAATGCATTGCTCCAACAGTTGTATGATAGGCAAAGCCTACAAAGTAGTTTGGAAGAACGATTGGAATATTTGATTATGGACCTGGAAGCCCATCGCTCACAAAATTTCATTGGAAAACTGTTACAGCATCAAACCATGAGCAGCACCAAATATATGGCCAAATGGATAGAGGAGAAGCATAAGGAGAAGTAACGTAAATAATTAAGGCTATGAATAGATGAGCTTCTCTGCGCATTTGACCTTAAAATGTTCCAAATAATGAGAGGCGTTAAAACTGAGTTAAGCATCTTGGATAGCTCCCAAATAGTTTTATTTTATGAATTATGGAATGTATTTTAGTCGCAGGTGCCACTGGCGCAACAGGAGAAAAAGTTGTCAAATTAGTAAACCAATCTGAAAATTATCGCGCGGTAGCCTTGGTACGTAACAAAGAGCAAAAGGAGCAATGGGAGTCCCAAGGGGTAGAAACTGTAATGGGAGACCTAACCAAGGATGTATCGCATACCACCAAGGGTATAGATAAAGTAGTTTTTGCTGCAGGCTCTGGAGGCAAAAACGTAGTCGATGTGGACCAAGAAGGTGCCAAAAAGCTTATAGACGCATCGAAAAAGGAACGTGTTCGTAAATTTGTTATGCTAAGTTCTATGGGCGTGGATAATCCACGCGGTGAACTCAAGGAATATCTACAAGCCAAGCAAAATGCAGATCAATATTTAGACATCAGCGGTTTAACCTTCACAATAGTGAGGCCAGGCACATTGAACAATGAGGAGGGAACTGGAAATATCAAACTTGCGGAAAAAATGAACGAACGGGGTGAAATCCCAAGATGGGATGTAGCCAGAACCCTGGTAAAAAGCCTTGAAGATGGTATTGCCACAAATCAAGCGTTCGAAATTTTAACAGGCGAAACCAAAATAGAAGAAGCTGTACATGAATTCTAAGCATTATTTCCCAAATGGAAATTGGAAGGTATGCAAAGCAACTATCAAGTATATGGCCAAATGGATTGAGGAGAAGCATAAAGATCAAACCCTTTAATGCTGCCCAAAGTATATTAATCCAGCAACTGGTCCGTAATGATCAAAGTGTATTCAAAAACATTTTCCAAAGGTTCCGATAACACCCACAATTCGTCATCAACAGGAGTTTGCTGATACCGCAATACGTAATCTCCATTTTCCGAAGCATACAGTTTAATGGCCTCAAAGCGTAAAGAAGCTGTTGGCATGACCGCTATCGTCTCATTGTTCAGTGTAGAGCCAATGATACTGGATGACTGTTTGGCTATTTGCGAAATTTGGTTGGATTCATCAATGTAGAACAGATCCACATTGGAGTTGTTTTGAATTTTGTATGATGTTTCAAATCCAGCGTTTTCGAAATCGTCCTCACATTGAAATGACATCAAAAATGGGAAGAGCATCAATAAAAATACTTTTTTCATCGCTTTTTTAGCTTAAAGATAGATTTATTCTTCTTTCTCATGTTAAGTTGATGTTACTCCTTTGTAAAATTTACCCTTGCCCCTCGTTGTTTAAAAAGTAGGGTGTTCTCTTCGGGATCAAAGGTCATTTCGATGCCTGCGGAGACAAATTCAAATTGATGCTTGTCCACAGGGTCCAAAGTAAATGCTGGCTGACCCGTAGCTCTGCCCTTAAGCACCCCATCCTCAATGAAAATACTTATGTCCAAAGGAAAATCAGGGGCGGTATAGTTGCCCACATAAACCTCCAATTGTTCGGGTGATACTTCGTAAGTATTGAATTTTGGCAATTCAAAAGGCTCATTGTAGACCGTGCTCAAAACGGCAATGGCAATGTCGTTGGTATTCATATTGTTGCCATTTGAGGTAAGGGCAAAGGATACATTGCCGTCATCAAAATGACCGAATAAAGAAGAGAATCCATCTATCCCTCCTGTGTGACCATAACTGGTTCGCTCATGAAAAGGAAAGCTGAACAATCCCAATCCATAGCCGTCCGTAATCTTTTTCATGGCTTCTACATACTCCAAATCAAGCAATTTGCCTCCAAAAAGGGCATCACTAAATTTGACAATATCTGTTGGATTGGAAACTATGGCGCCTGCACCAACAGGGATGGACATATCGGTTTCTGGATGTTCTTGCCATTTATCCAGGTACATGTACGATTTACATTCGTTGGCCTTTGTGCCAATTTTTTCACCGACATAGGTATCGGCAAGCCCTAAGGGTCTGGCAATGAATTCTTCAAGCAGTTCGGGATAGGGTTTTCCCATGCTTTTTTCCAGAATGTAGGTCAGCAACACAAAATTGGAATTACTGTATTGGAATTTGCTATCGGGCTCAAAATCACTTCCCGCCTTTACAATGATTTCCACCATTTCTGATGCAGATTTTGGCTGGGTCATATAGGTGGCATAAGCAGGGTCATCCGTAAAATTGTGAATACCGCTTCGGTTGCCCAACAGTTGTTTGATGGTAATATTTTCCGATTTTGGAACCTCTGGAAAAAACTGGTCCAAGGTCTGGTCTAAAGACAGTTTTCCTGCCGATATGGCCTTAAAAGCCAATACTGCTGTAAATGTTTTGGTAATGGAACCAATGCGATATCTGGAAGCCACCGTTGCTTTGGATTCGGAAGTGACGTCACAATACCCCACCGAACGTGTATAGATCAACTCACCTGCTTGGGAAACGGCAACACTGCCCATGAACTTATTGTTCTCTTCCAAAAGATCGAAGTATTGATCCAATTTGACGGTATCAAACTCTTGGGACCATAACGAAGCGGTAAAAAGGAAAAGAACGGCCACAATCCAAAGCGTTTTGAACTGTAGTTTATAAAATAAAGAAAGAGGGCTTTTCATGACATGGAGGTTTAGTGTTGCCGCCAAATTAGAGCATTTCCATGTCAAACCAAAAAGAACCTGCCTGCACTATACCTTTTTCACCCGATATTGGTAAGGTTTCCGGCCAGGTGCATCTGTTTGGAGCTTCGGCAAACGCTCAAAAAAACCGGAACCTATCATCTTCTTTTGAAAACGGCTACGGTCCAAGGTTTCCTCCAAAATGGTTTGGTGCAATTGGTGCAATTGTGGCATCGTAAATTCCGTAGGCAATAAATTATAGGTCAATGGTTCTTGTTGTACATCTTCCTTCAGCCGCTCCTTGGCCTCTAGTACAATATCCCGATGGTCCATCCACATAGGAGGGAGGTCATTCATGTTGAACCAACCAAAAGCCGAGTCCAAATTACCGATTACCGGTCGGGTCTCTTCAAAATTGACCAAGGAATAGTGGGCGAGGGTCACAAAACGGTCGTTCAACCAAGAATTTTCTTCAAAGGGAAAGTCCAATTCCTTAAAAAATTGCTGCCATTCCTCTGTAAACTTACGGTCTTCACCGCCAAAAACGGACAAAAACTTAAAGTGGGGGTCTTCCAACCCGGTTCGTTCCCTTAGGATACGCACCGTGGCCGCTTCCACAGATTCCGAACGTAGGATATACCCACCGGGCAATAGCCACTTATCCCCAATCTGAAGCAACAAACACTTGAGTTGGTCTTCATGAAATCCGATGATGACCATGTCCACCGAAAGATTGGGCAAATAATCTTGTTGACCGTTTTCGATAAAAGTATTGATGTCCATACAGCAAAAATAATGATTTGTGTCATTTTGCCACAATTAAATCTTTTTTATATTTGTGTCAAGTTGACACAAACTATATATTATGAAAAAAGCACTCCGTATTTCGTTGAAAACCATCGGTGTTCTTCTGTTATTAGTTTTAGTAGGAGGACTGTTAGGATGGTGGTATTTACGCTCACAATTCCTGGATTTTGAGGATGACTACACGGAAAGGACAGAAATACCGTCAGTGACTATTGATGGTTACACGTTTCTGGACCGAAATGGAAATGGCCAGTTGGATGTATACGAAGACAGCCGTCAACCTATTGAGGCTAGGGTAGCGAATGTACTTTCCCAAATGACTGTGGAGGAGAAAATCCACTTATTGAAGGGTTCTGGAATGGCTTCCGGCATGGGAATGGTGGAACCGGGAGAAGGCATTCCCGGAGTGGTGGGTACCATTGTGTCCACACCACGGCTCGGCATTCCGAGTATCAATCTCTCCGATGGGCCGGCGGGGCTCAGAATAGAACCTAAACGTGATGGTATAGATCGAACATTTTACTGCACCGCATTCCCTATAGCTACGCTGTTGGCATCAACATGGAACACCGAATTAGTGGAAAATGTGGGCAATGCCATGGGCAATGAAGCACTTGAATATGGTATCGATGTCATATTGGGCCCGGGAGCAAACATTCACCGACACCCGTTTTGTGGACGAAATTTTGAATACTATTCCGAAGACCCACTAGTGACCGGGAAAATTGGGGCTGCCATGGTCAATGGCATAGAATCCAACGGTGTTGGAACTTCCGTGAAGCATTTTGTGGCCAACAACCAAGAGACCAATAGAAACTATAATGACACAAGGGTTTCCGACAGGGCCATGCGTGAAATCTATCTTAAAGGATTTGAAATCATCGTGGAAGATGCACAACCGTGGACCATTATGTCATCTTACAACAAGGTAAATGGCACCTATACCTCAGAGAGCAAGCATTTATTGACCGATGTATTACGAAACGATTGGGGATTTGAAGGATTGGTGATGTCCGATTGGTTTGGAGGGAACGATGCAGTGGCTATGGTCAATGCCGGGAACGACCTATTGGAGCCTGGCACCAAAAAACAATGGAAAGCCCTAACGGCAGGTTACGAGGACGGTTCTTTGAATATGGATGCCGTAGATACTTCGGTAAAACGTATTTTGACATTGATTTTCAAGAGTAAAAAAATGACCGATTTTACCTTTGGTGAAAATCCCGATTTGGAAGCCCATGCGGCCATTACGCGAAAATCAGCATCGGAAGGAATGGTATTGTTGAAAAATGATGATGCACTTCCCTTGGAAAAAGGACAGAATGTAGCATTGCTCGGAGTGTATTCGTACGATTTTATTGCTGGAGGCACAGGTTCCGGCGATGTAAACGAAGCCTATACGATTTCTTTGGAAGAGGGACTCATCAATGCCGGATTCCGTGTGAGCCCCACTGCAAAGCAGGCTTATCAAAAACACAGGGCAGCCAATGAAGAGGCCTTTGAAAAACCCGAAGGCATGTCGGCCATGTTCAATCCATATCTTCCTCCCGAGATCAGCTACGATAATGATTTAATGAAAACCATCGCTGCAGAAAGTGATTTGGCCATCATCACCATTGGCCGAAACAGCGGTGAGGGCGGTGACAGGGTCGTTGCGAACGATTTTCTGTTGTCCGACAAGGAAAAGGAGATGCTGAGCACGACTTGTGAGGTCTTTCAAAAAGCAGGAAAAAAGGTTATTGTGGTGTTGAACATTGGTGGTGTCATCGAAACAGCTTCGTGGAAAAACCAACCGGATGCCATTGTACTCGCATGGCAAGGCGGGCAAGAAGGTGGTAACGCCGTAGCGGATATTTTGAGCGGAGACGTTAACCCCAGTGGAAAATTGACCATGACCTTCCCTGTTGATGTGGCAGATCATGCCAGCAATGCAAATTTCCCGCAAAACGGTTTGCCCATGCAAATAACGGATATGTTGTTTGGCAAGGATGAAGTTCCGGAAGATGAAATGGTAAAGGATGTCGATTATACCAATTATGAGGAGGGGATTTATGTGGGCTACCGTCATTTTGACAAAGCAGGTGTGGAGGTTTCCTACCCCTTTGGTTATGGGCTTTCCTATACCAGTTTTGAATACGGCGATATGGAAATGTGGCAAGAAAATGATACCATTAAAGTATCTGTTCCCGTAACCAATATGGGGGAATCAGCAGGGAAAGAGATTGTTCAATTCTACGTTTCCAAGGATTCCACTCAAATCGATAGACCCGAGCAAGAACTTAAGGCCTTTGCCAAAACAAAATTACTCGGTGCAGGAGCAACAGATACGCTTCGCGTCAACATTCCTGTGAACTATCTGAGGTATTGGAACAAGAATCAATCGCAATGGTCGCTGGAACCGGGAAGCTACACCATACAGGCAGCCGCTTCTTCGCGTGACATCAAAAAGGCAACAAAAATTGAATTATAAGTTTAATTGGTTCTCATTTACATCGTGGGACCGCTTGATTCATGGATAGTGTGTTTAGATGAGGGATGCCTGTTTTACCAAAACGTGGCGTCCCTTATTTTTTTTGACCTAAAAAACGGATTACCGAACCTTTGCCCACGTGACCATCTCCTTCGTTCAACGTCATGGTCATTTTTTTAAGTTCCAAAAATTCAAAATTGGCGAAATCGGTTTCCAATTCTTCCAACGAAAACAGATAATCCACATTATTGGGACCACCTACTTTCGGATTTTTCTTTTTAAACGCTAGATGGTCTTTGCTGAAGCCTTCAAAAATCACGGTGCCGCCTTTTTTTAGATAATTGTTCAGCAACTTATGATACCTAGAGCGGATATGGGGCGGAAAATGGGCATATATCAACGCTATGGCATCAAATTGTTCGGGTTGATAGTGAAGCATCGGAAGTTCACCGACCACATAATCCAATTCAACACCTTTCTTTTCGGCTAATTGGAGTGCTTTTCGTTGTCCTGCCTCGCTTATATCAAAAGCAGATACCTTCCAGCCCAATTGTGCGGCATAAACCGCATTTCTACCTTCACCCTCGGCAGGAAATAATATGGAACCAGGCTGTAAATTTTTCAGTTTTTCCTTCAAATAGGCATTGGGAGCGGTTCCATAAACGTATTCTTGCTGCCCAAATCGGGTATTCCACATTTCAAGCCAGTCGTTTTGCATGCTTTAAGTTGATTTTGACCTAAAATTAACGCAATTCCTTTAACCGGTAAAAATCAATTACTCCATACTCACAATCCCTGTGGTGGTGCCATCGTGCATGTATTTGGAGGCAGCATACAGCAGAAGTGATTCACTTTTGGGGTTTTGGATGATGGTTTTATATGCCCAACTGTATTTTGATCCGCCGCTACTCATCATGGTAAATTGAGAAGATTCATAAAATGGGATTCGGCCACGCACACCTTCATGTTTTGTGATGTAGCTTCGCGGTATCGCAATCGTGTACCGTTCCGCATTGATGTTATCGTCAAATATGCTGTTTTCCACCTTACCCAAGACAAAAGTGACACCTGTCGGGATTTCGGTCAAAATAAAAAAACCATTGGAATCCACCTCAAAACCAAATGATTGGTCATCCAAATCATAAGTAGTCCCTACATTAAAGGTCGTTTCTTCCAAAATAGGTTTCAAGTTAATGCCCCCTATAAAATTCTGTACTTGAATATGGTCAAAAGATAGTGAAGGAGTCCTTTTTACAAAGTAACGGTCTGGATTGATATGCCGTTTGAGCACCAAATATCCCAGAACTATCAAACCGAATACTACAGCTAGGAGTATTCCCAAAGTTTTAAATCGCATCATGTGGTAAATGTATATGGAAATCCTAAAACACAATGCTGCCAATTGACGGATGCCCCGTTTGATCTGACGAATGAAGTGATTTGGCCAAAATTCATCCAAATCCAAGCTTTTTTGTACATCTTAAACAATAGAGGTTTGATTAACCAAATCAGAATCGGTCATAACGTAGAATTTCCGTTATTTTGTGATAAACAAAACAGACATTTATGGAATCACCCAACTGGCAGACAGCCATGGAATTTGAGGATATCACCTATAAAAAATATAATGGCGTAGCCCGGATTGCTTTTAACCGCCCCGATGTACGCAATGCATTCCGCCCCAAAACGACCAGTGAACTTTACAAAGCCTTTTATGATGCCCAAGAGGACACCTCCATTGGGGTTGTGCTCCTTTCTGGGGAAGGGCCATCGTCCAAGGATGGTAAATGGGCCTTTTGCAGTGGTGGCGACCAAAAAGCTAGGGGCCATAAAGGATATGTTGGCGAGGATGGCTACCACAGGTTGAATATTTTAGAAGTCCAGCGATTGATTCGTTTTATGCCCAAGGTGGTCATTGCCGTGGTGCCAGGTTGGGCCGTTGGGGGAGGGCATAGCCTTCATGTGGTCTGTGATATGACCCTTGCCAGCAAGGAACACGCCATTTTTAAAC is drawn from Flagellimonas sp. MMG031 and contains these coding sequences:
- a CDS encoding glycoside hydrolase family 3 N-terminal domain-containing protein, translating into MKKALRISLKTIGVLLLLVLVGGLLGWWYLRSQFLDFEDDYTERTEIPSVTIDGYTFLDRNGNGQLDVYEDSRQPIEARVANVLSQMTVEEKIHLLKGSGMASGMGMVEPGEGIPGVVGTIVSTPRLGIPSINLSDGPAGLRIEPKRDGIDRTFYCTAFPIATLLASTWNTELVENVGNAMGNEALEYGIDVILGPGANIHRHPFCGRNFEYYSEDPLVTGKIGAAMVNGIESNGVGTSVKHFVANNQETNRNYNDTRVSDRAMREIYLKGFEIIVEDAQPWTIMSSYNKVNGTYTSESKHLLTDVLRNDWGFEGLVMSDWFGGNDAVAMVNAGNDLLEPGTKKQWKALTAGYEDGSLNMDAVDTSVKRILTLIFKSKKMTDFTFGENPDLEAHAAITRKSASEGMVLLKNDDALPLEKGQNVALLGVYSYDFIAGGTGSGDVNEAYTISLEEGLINAGFRVSPTAKQAYQKHRAANEEAFEKPEGMSAMFNPYLPPEISYDNDLMKTIAAESDLAIITIGRNSGEGGDRVVANDFLLSDKEKEMLSTTCEVFQKAGKKVIVVLNIGGVIETASWKNQPDAIVLAWQGGQEGGNAVADILSGDVNPSGKLTMTFPVDVADHASNANFPQNGLPMQITDMLFGKDEVPEDEMVKDVDYTNYEEGIYVGYRHFDKAGVEVSYPFGYGLSYTSFEYGDMEMWQENDTIKVSVPVTNMGESAGKEIVQFYVSKDSTQIDRPEQELKAFAKTKLLGAGATDTLRVNIPVNYLRYWNKNQSQWSLEPGSYTIQAAASSRDIKKATKIEL
- a CDS encoding methyltransferase domain-containing protein; translation: MQNDWLEMWNTRFGQQEYVYGTAPNAYLKEKLKNLQPGSILFPAEGEGRNAVYAAQLGWKVSAFDISEAGQRKALQLAEKKGVELDYVVGELPMLHYQPEQFDAIALIYAHFPPHIRSRYHKLLNNYLKKGGTVIFEGFSKDHLAFKKKNPKVGGPNNVDYLFSLEELETDFANFEFLELKKMTMTLNEGDGHVGKGSVIRFLGQKK
- a CDS encoding 1,4-dihydroxy-2-naphthoyl-CoA synthase → MESPNWQTAMEFEDITYKKYNGVARIAFNRPDVRNAFRPKTTSELYKAFYDAQEDTSIGVVLLSGEGPSSKDGKWAFCSGGDQKARGHKGYVGEDGYHRLNILEVQRLIRFMPKVVIAVVPGWAVGGGHSLHVVCDMTLASKEHAIFKQTDADVTSFDGGYGSAYLAKMVGQKKAREIFFLGRNYSAQEAYEMGMVNAVIPHDELEDTAYQWAQEILAKSPTSIKMLKFAMNLTDDGMVGQQVFAGEATRLAYMTDEAKEGRNAFLEKRKPDFGKDKWIP